Proteins encoded in a region of the Haloarchaeobius salinus genome:
- a CDS encoding cation:proton antiporter regulatory subunit, whose amino-acid sequence MTVYETDVPGVGRKFELEVDDGARLVVLMHHDGRRELFHRPDPDADSQRIADMDGETARQLGAILTGAYFQPIELDRTQVPLGEAILEWVDIDEGAAVVGQTLSGCDVRNQTGVSVVAIQRGDETLPNPDPDETIAAGDILVVLGTREEQQALQEFVER is encoded by the coding sequence ATGACCGTCTACGAGACCGACGTGCCGGGCGTCGGCCGGAAGTTCGAGCTCGAGGTCGACGACGGCGCACGGCTGGTCGTGCTCATGCACCACGACGGCCGCCGGGAGCTGTTCCACCGGCCGGACCCCGACGCCGACAGCCAGCGCATCGCCGACATGGACGGCGAGACCGCACGCCAGCTCGGGGCCATCCTGACCGGGGCGTACTTCCAGCCGATCGAGCTCGACCGGACGCAGGTGCCACTCGGCGAGGCCATCCTGGAGTGGGTCGATATCGACGAGGGGGCGGCCGTCGTGGGCCAGACCCTCTCGGGCTGTGACGTGCGCAACCAGACCGGCGTCTCCGTCGTCGCGATCCAGCGGGGGGACGAGACGCTCCCGAACCCGGACCCCGACGAGACCATCGCGGCGGGCGACATCCTCGTCGTCCTCGGGACCAGGGAGGAACAGCAGGCGCTCCAGGAGTTCGTCGAGCGCTAG
- a CDS encoding DUF5830 family protein produces MADERVELGVELLSKLEDDELALAEAMDRIETVTRDPATVREILDTAVMRGVIEREDGVVQTTGSGGFVSQTADVVRREGDFECRRCGASISTGHFVQLESGELGPFGPECVRKVTGRD; encoded by the coding sequence ATGGCAGACGAGCGGGTCGAACTCGGCGTGGAACTCCTCTCGAAGCTCGAGGACGACGAACTCGCGCTCGCCGAGGCCATGGACCGCATCGAGACGGTGACACGGGACCCGGCCACGGTCAGGGAGATCCTCGATACGGCGGTGATGCGCGGGGTCATCGAGCGCGAGGACGGCGTCGTCCAGACGACGGGCAGCGGCGGCTTCGTCAGCCAGACCGCGGACGTGGTCCGACGGGAGGGCGACTTCGAGTGCCGTCGCTGTGGCGCGTCGATCTCCACGGGGCACTTCGTCCAGCTCGAGTCGGGCGAACTCGGTCCGTTCGGTCCGGAGTGCGTGCGGAAGGTGACCGGCCGGGACTGA
- a CDS encoding DUF7115 domain-containing protein has protein sequence MDVPGIVESALSGEEIAAEVSLGGENALYVTPTRTLIYQSEGFLSDESVDEYPHDAQRMTVKEGRRKTRISLEYSLDGTEEFTVPSNATDDVLHPVLAGVLNASGVTDADETVTRTFRLDELTLVITSARLVKHVGSAVWDEDYEEYHFADVTGLDFEDGSVATQLVLTVDGRPERMKVSNDRAAEVKEYLQRSLFSYYGVNSLDALNEAVAPEEDEEADEPAAVDFGEGVDPLDAGNTVQPDEGEEPVEPGPPAEQPVEDQPADAGTAQGNEPVQPPAGQTQTRADQPAVDQTEEPVEQPGQAQSTRRSQPPQRTEPSHEEQTGQQRDDVDEVTETVDETSQEELASMVEETVGDGQDAAGSAESTTQQTGATQTDETAAEDDATDEEPDTDEDDESLSDSKFAEAGFQPATAAGDEELRERIEALESKVEHQNELLQRQHDLLQQLVDELSRGR, from the coding sequence ATGGACGTCCCGGGTATCGTGGAATCGGCGCTCTCGGGCGAGGAGATCGCCGCCGAGGTCTCGCTGGGCGGCGAGAACGCCCTCTACGTGACGCCGACCCGAACACTCATCTACCAGTCCGAGGGGTTCCTCAGCGACGAGTCAGTCGACGAGTATCCCCACGACGCACAGCGGATGACCGTCAAGGAGGGCCGCCGCAAGACCCGCATCAGCCTCGAGTACTCGCTGGACGGCACCGAGGAGTTCACCGTCCCCTCGAACGCCACCGACGACGTGCTACACCCCGTGCTGGCCGGCGTGTTGAACGCCAGCGGCGTCACCGACGCCGACGAGACCGTCACGCGCACGTTCCGCCTCGACGAGCTGACCCTCGTCATCACCTCCGCACGGCTCGTCAAGCACGTCGGCAGCGCAGTCTGGGACGAGGACTACGAGGAGTACCACTTCGCGGACGTGACCGGCCTCGACTTCGAGGACGGCAGCGTCGCCACCCAGCTCGTGCTGACGGTCGACGGCCGGCCCGAGCGGATGAAGGTCTCGAACGACCGTGCCGCCGAGGTGAAGGAGTACCTCCAGCGCTCGCTGTTCTCGTACTACGGCGTGAACTCGCTGGACGCACTGAACGAGGCCGTCGCCCCCGAGGAGGACGAGGAGGCCGACGAGCCCGCCGCCGTCGACTTCGGCGAGGGTGTGGACCCGCTGGACGCCGGGAACACCGTCCAGCCCGACGAGGGCGAGGAGCCGGTCGAGCCGGGCCCGCCGGCCGAACAGCCCGTCGAGGACCAGCCCGCCGACGCCGGGACGGCACAGGGGAACGAGCCCGTCCAGCCACCGGCGGGACAGACGCAGACGCGGGCAGACCAGCCGGCGGTCGACCAGACCGAGGAGCCGGTCGAGCAACCGGGGCAGGCACAATCGACACGACGGTCCCAGCCGCCACAGCGGACCGAGCCGTCCCACGAGGAGCAGACCGGACAGCAGCGCGACGACGTCGACGAGGTGACCGAAACCGTCGACGAAACCTCGCAGGAGGAGCTCGCATCGATGGTCGAGGAGACGGTCGGTGACGGACAGGATGCCGCGGGGAGTGCGGAGTCGACGACACAGCAGACCGGGGCGACCCAGACCGACGAGACAGCGGCCGAGGACGACGCGACGGACGAGGAGCCGGACACGGACGAGGACGACGAGTCGCTCTCGGACTCGAAGTTCGCCGAAGCCGGCTTCCAGCCCGCGACCGCCGCCGGCGACGAGGAGCTACGCGAACGCATCGAGGCGCTCGAGTCGAAGGTCGAACACCAGAACGAGCTCCTCCAGCGCCAGCACGACCTCCTCCAGCAGCTCGTCGACGAGCTCAGCCGCGGTCGGTAG